Proteins co-encoded in one Deltaproteobacteria bacterium genomic window:
- a CDS encoding alpha/beta hydrolase, whose product MTTDPALFSPAAVDAETAAFNAALEQQLAQLPPLTNFPPRVIRAARESGQGPFGPLVRVEWASERTIAGPAGPLALRLFIPERVNAVYLHLHGGGFMLGSARQQDPLLAAIATDCAVAVVSVDYRLAPEHPYPGAVDDCEAAALWLARHGRAEFGTARLLIGGESAGANLAALTLLRMRDRHGFCDFAAANLTFGVFDLSLTPSAARWGERNLILNTAIIEWFNQHYIAAERRRESGVSPLYADLSQLPPALFTVGTLDPLLDDSLFMHSRWLAAGNTSELAIYPGGVHAFTAFPITLGRRANARIREFIAEHSRPAPAAGSS is encoded by the coding sequence ATGACAACCGACCCCGCACTGTTCTCGCCGGCGGCTGTGGACGCCGAGACCGCCGCGTTCAACGCCGCACTGGAGCAGCAACTGGCGCAGCTACCCCCGCTGACCAATTTTCCACCGCGAGTGATTCGCGCGGCGCGCGAATCGGGTCAGGGGCCGTTCGGTCCGCTGGTGCGGGTCGAGTGGGCGAGCGAGCGCACGATCGCAGGGCCGGCCGGGCCACTGGCGCTGCGGCTGTTTATTCCGGAGCGTGTCAACGCCGTGTATCTCCATCTGCACGGCGGCGGGTTCATGCTCGGCAGCGCCCGCCAGCAGGATCCTCTGCTGGCGGCGATTGCGACCGACTGCGCGGTCGCCGTGGTCAGCGTTGATTATCGCCTGGCCCCTGAGCACCCGTACCCCGGGGCGGTGGACGACTGTGAGGCCGCGGCGCTGTGGCTGGCGCGGCACGGGCGGGCGGAGTTCGGCACCGCGCGGCTGCTGATCGGCGGCGAGTCCGCCGGCGCCAACCTGGCCGCGCTCACGCTGCTGCGCATGCGTGACCGCCACGGCTTTTGCGACTTTGCCGCGGCCAACCTGACCTTCGGCGTATTCGATCTCAGCCTGACGCCGAGTGCGGCGCGCTGGGGCGAACGCAACCTGATCTTGAACACGGCGATCATCGAGTGGTTCAACCAGCACTACATCGCCGCCGAGCGGCGCCGCGAGTCCGGGGTGTCGCCGCTTTATGCCGACCTCAGCCAACTGCCGCCGGCGCTCTTCACCGTCGGCACCCTCGATCCGCTGTTGGACGATAGTTTGTTCATGCACTCCCGCTGGCTAGCCGCCGGCAACACCTCGGAATTGGCCATCTATCCCGGCGGCGTGCACGCCTTCACGGCGTTTCCGATCACCCTCGGCCGGCGCGCCAATGCCCGC